A genomic window from Dictyoglomus sp. NZ13-RE01 includes:
- a CDS encoding (p)ppGpp synthetase, which produces MAVEKLINIEEELFRELINKISDTNKYSIENLEKAFRFAQKAHAGQFRKSGDPYIIHPLEVAKILIDLGMDENSVIAGLLHDVLEDTDVTPETIEKEFNSDVLSLVESVTKLEKLNFYPKEFPADFYRAKNIKKMFLSIANDVRVVIIKLADRLHNMRTLEFHDPEKQKRIAKETLEIYAPLAHRLGVWEIKWQLEDLAFKFLEPEKYREIARKVTETRKEREESVQKAIEKIKKALEEANIKAEVTGRAKHLYSIYQKMEKKNIDIEEMYDLLGIRIIVNEVKECYEVLGIVHNIWVPIPGRFKDYIANKKSNNYQSLHTTVIGENGKPLEIQIRTWEMHRIAEYGVAAHWRYKEDMKQIDYFELKLSWLRQILEWQKDLPSDVFVELVKNDLFGKEIYVFTPKGEIISLPQGSTPIDFAYAIHTEIGHRCKQAKVNGKIVPLDYVLQNGDIVEIITSKEEGKPSRDWLNIVKTSQAKTKIKQYFKKLLREERIEEGKKALEEELKRNEDWVKKLLNKKENISLNELLESEYLKNILQELGFKEKDVSSFLAAVGSGEITPQKIFDRLRREYQEERTIIIPPKTPSKILDINVDGLDNLMIRLAECCKPIPGDKVLGYISKGKGIVIHREDCPNIKNLRKKFPERIVEVSMERTLRGPFKVGLEIDAIDRVGLLRDITDKISQAKINIIDLSTKVKDGIAHIKVVVEIDNDTIFKYLMEEISQLSDIINVRRMVKI; this is translated from the coding sequence ATGGCAGTTGAAAAATTGATAAATATAGAAGAAGAGTTATTTAGGGAGTTAATAAATAAAATCTCAGATACTAACAAGTATTCAATAGAAAACTTGGAGAAAGCCTTCCGTTTTGCCCAAAAAGCCCATGCTGGTCAATTTAGAAAATCTGGAGATCCATACATAATTCACCCTTTAGAAGTAGCCAAAATTCTCATAGATTTAGGAATGGATGAAAATAGTGTTATAGCTGGTTTGCTTCATGATGTTCTTGAAGATACAGACGTAACTCCAGAAACGATTGAAAAAGAATTTAACAGTGATGTTTTATCATTAGTAGAATCTGTAACCAAATTAGAAAAATTAAATTTCTACCCTAAAGAATTTCCCGCAGATTTCTATAGAGCTAAAAATATTAAAAAAATGTTCTTATCAATAGCAAATGATGTAAGGGTAGTTATTATAAAGCTTGCAGACAGACTACATAATATGCGTACTCTTGAGTTTCATGATCCTGAAAAGCAAAAAAGAATAGCCAAAGAAACATTAGAAATATATGCTCCCCTTGCTCACAGATTAGGAGTTTGGGAAATAAAATGGCAATTGGAGGATTTGGCTTTTAAATTCTTAGAGCCTGAAAAATATAGAGAAATTGCACGAAAAGTTACTGAAACAAGAAAAGAAAGAGAAGAATCAGTACAAAAAGCTATTGAAAAAATCAAAAAAGCTTTAGAAGAAGCAAATATTAAAGCGGAGGTTACAGGCAGAGCTAAACACTTATACAGTATATATCAAAAAATGGAGAAGAAAAATATTGATATTGAAGAGATGTATGATCTCCTTGGCATAAGAATTATTGTTAATGAAGTAAAAGAATGCTATGAAGTTTTAGGAATAGTGCATAATATATGGGTACCAATTCCTGGAAGATTTAAAGATTATATCGCAAATAAGAAAAGCAATAATTATCAATCCCTACATACCACTGTTATTGGTGAAAATGGTAAACCATTAGAAATTCAGATCAGGACATGGGAGATGCATAGAATTGCAGAATATGGAGTTGCTGCTCACTGGAGATATAAAGAAGATATGAAACAAATTGATTATTTTGAACTCAAATTGTCATGGCTAAGACAAATATTAGAATGGCAAAAAGATCTCCCATCGGATGTATTTGTTGAGTTAGTAAAGAACGATTTATTTGGAAAAGAAATCTATGTATTTACTCCAAAAGGAGAGATTATTTCTTTACCTCAAGGATCTACTCCTATAGATTTTGCATATGCCATCCATACAGAAATAGGACATAGATGTAAGCAAGCAAAAGTAAATGGTAAGATTGTACCGCTTGATTATGTTTTACAAAATGGAGATATAGTAGAAATAATAACCAGTAAAGAGGAAGGAAAACCAAGTAGAGATTGGTTAAATATTGTAAAAACATCCCAAGCCAAAACCAAAATAAAACAATATTTTAAAAAATTATTAAGAGAAGAAAGAATTGAAGAGGGGAAGAAAGCTCTTGAAGAGGAACTAAAAAGAAATGAAGATTGGGTTAAGAAGCTATTAAATAAGAAAGAAAATATATCTTTAAATGAATTATTAGAAAGCGAATATTTAAAAAACATTTTACAGGAATTAGGTTTTAAAGAAAAAGATGTATCATCGTTCCTTGCTGCAGTAGGATCAGGGGAAATAACTCCTCAAAAAATCTTTGATAGACTAAGAAGAGAATATCAAGAGGAAAGAACTATAATCATACCCCCAAAAACACCTTCCAAAATCTTAGATATAAATGTAGATGGTTTAGATAATCTTATGATTAGATTAGCAGAATGCTGTAAACCAATTCCAGGGGATAAAGTATTGGGTTATATTAGCAAAGGAAAAGGCATTGTTATTCACCGAGAGGACTGCCCCAATATTAAAAATTTGAGGAAAAAATTCCCCGAAAGAATTGTAGAAGTATCAATGGAAAGAACCTTAAGGGGTCCTTTTAAGGTAGGATTAGAAATAGATGCCATAGATAGAGTAGGTTTACTAAGAGATATAACGGATAAAATATCACAAGCCAAAATAAATATAATAGATTTATCTACAAAAGTAAAAGATGGGATAGCCCATATAAAAGTTGTAGTTGAGATTGACAACGACACAATTTTCAAATATCTTATGGAAGAAATATCCCAACTAAGTGACATAATAAATGTCAGAAGAATGGTAAAAATATAA
- a CDS encoding D-tyrosyl-tRNA(Tyr) deacylase, producing MRCVIQRVNYAKVYVDGKLISKIDKGLLILLGIGNDDKEDDVYLLAEKIRNLRIFDDENHLMNLSLQDINGEIMVVSQFTLYGDCRKGRRPSFSSAAPPERAKDLYEKFINYLSEKGERVKTGIFQAYMNVELSNDGPVTLIIDSEDLKRPRRQK from the coding sequence ATGAGATGCGTAATTCAGAGAGTAAATTATGCTAAGGTATATGTTGATGGAAAACTTATAAGTAAAATAGATAAAGGTCTCCTAATATTGTTAGGTATTGGGAACGATGATAAAGAAGACGATGTCTATTTATTAGCAGAGAAGATAAGAAATCTAAGAATTTTTGATGATGAGAACCACCTTATGAATCTATCCCTTCAAGATATAAATGGAGAGATAATGGTGGTGTCACAATTTACACTTTATGGAGATTGTAGAAAAGGAAGAAGACCAAGCTTTTCCTCAGCTGCACCACCTGAAAGAGCAAAAGATCTATACGAAAAATTTATAAATTATCTTTCTGAAAAGGGAGAGAGAGTAAAAACTGGAATTTTTCAAGCTTATATGAATGTTGAATTATCAAATGATGGTCCTGTTACTTTAATTATTGATTCTGAAGATCTAAAAAGACCAAGGAGGCAGAAATGA
- a CDS encoding histidine--tRNA ligase — translation MKNLGLPRGVQDILPQESRLWQYIENLARNLFESYNFQEIRTPIFEFTELFIKGTGETTDIVTKEMYTFYDKKGRSLTLRPEGTPGVVRAYLMQKVYAQNIPWKVYYIGPMFRYERPQAGRYRQFHQLGVEVLGIADPIADFEVINVAVEFLQKLNLPNVEVELNSLGCDKCRPNYRKALINYFTKYKDMLSDVDRERLEKNPLRLLDSKEEYMESLKENAPSSLDYLCDDCINHFDKVKNYLRIANINFKLNPKLVRGLDYYTKTVFEITTNLLGSQNAIVGGGRYDNLVETYGGPSIPGLGFALGMERLILLLSKSNYQIKNEKPLIYFAIVDENFINSLIELSKNLKNEFRIELGIPSLSLKNQLKMADKLGARIVVFIDDQIKNGKLKIKDLLSGEEKLINYNGIIKEIKDML, via the coding sequence ATGAAAAATCTTGGACTACCAAGGGGAGTTCAAGATATACTCCCTCAAGAATCAAGACTTTGGCAATATATTGAGAACTTAGCCAGGAATTTATTTGAAAGCTATAATTTTCAAGAGATAAGAACACCCATATTTGAATTTACAGAATTGTTTATTAAAGGAACAGGAGAAACAACAGATATTGTAACAAAAGAGATGTATACATTCTATGATAAAAAGGGCAGATCGCTGACACTAAGACCAGAAGGAACACCAGGTGTTGTAAGAGCATATTTAATGCAAAAGGTATATGCCCAAAATATACCTTGGAAAGTATATTATATTGGACCTATGTTTAGATATGAAAGACCACAAGCAGGAAGATATAGACAATTCCACCAATTAGGAGTTGAGGTTTTAGGTATTGCAGATCCTATAGCAGATTTTGAAGTTATAAATGTGGCTGTAGAGTTCTTGCAAAAACTAAATCTTCCTAACGTTGAGGTTGAGTTAAACTCCTTAGGATGTGATAAATGTCGACCAAACTATAGAAAGGCTCTTATTAACTACTTTACAAAATACAAAGATATGCTCTCAGATGTGGATAGAGAAAGACTTGAAAAAAATCCACTAAGATTATTAGATTCAAAGGAAGAGTATATGGAGAGTTTAAAAGAAAATGCTCCATCCTCCTTGGATTATCTTTGTGATGATTGTATAAATCATTTTGATAAAGTAAAAAATTATTTAAGAATTGCCAATATTAATTTTAAATTAAATCCCAAATTAGTAAGAGGATTAGATTACTATACCAAAACTGTATTTGAAATAACAACTAATCTTTTAGGATCACAAAATGCCATTGTTGGGGGTGGAAGATACGATAATTTAGTAGAAACTTATGGGGGACCATCTATTCCAGGTCTTGGATTTGCATTAGGTATGGAGAGATTAATTTTATTATTATCAAAATCAAACTACCAAATAAAAAATGAAAAACCTCTTATTTACTTTGCAATAGTAGACGAAAACTTTATTAATTCCCTTATAGAGCTATCAAAAAACTTGAAAAACGAATTCAGAATTGAATTAGGTATACCTTCTCTCTCTTTAAAAAATCAGTTAAAAATGGCGGATAAGTTGGGTGCAAGAATAGTTGTTTTTATTGATGATCAGATTAAGAATGGTAAGTTAAAGATAAAAGATCTTTTGTCTGGCGAAGAAAAACTTATAAATTATAATGGCATAATTAAAGAGATAAAAGATATGTTATAA
- a CDS encoding aspartate--tRNA ligase, whose protein sequence is MKRTNYCGEINLSYVGKKVYLSGWVHRIRHHGGIIFIDLRDRSGIVQLVVDPSISKETYDIADNLGLEWVISIEGVVKERPEGMKNPKIKTGDIEVEVYKIEVENPSKPLPFNLWDNKEIDENIRLKYRYLDLRREKMYRNFAIRHKLFLEIRKFLDSKGFIEVETPNLIVSTPEGARDFIIPSRLQPGKFYALPQSPQLFKQLLMVAGFDKYFQIARCFRDEDLRADRQPEFTQLDLEMSFVEKEDIFNLIEELFSNVLYNVLNIKIETPFPKITYKEAMEKYGSDKPDLRYDLTISDLTEIFKDVKLNFIQDTLAKNGKIRGIILKNIKPSRKEWEILEEKAKSYGANGIIWLTYQEDIRSSINKYIDEEFKYKIKELLPSQEGGSIIAIAGEDEEILKILGRIRLDICDMFNIPPKEGLHFLWVVDFPLFELEKETGRITAEHHPFTSPKAEDLELLDKDPLKVRAECYDLVLNGVELGSGSIRIHKRDIQEKIFRILQLSKEDIEKRFGFLLEAFEYGAPPHGGIALGLDRIVAILTNSTSLRDVIAFPKTQSGTCPLTGAPSEVDEQQLKEVHICIIPE, encoded by the coding sequence TTGAAAAGAACTAATTATTGCGGTGAGATTAACTTATCATATGTAGGAAAGAAAGTTTATCTTTCAGGTTGGGTACATAGGATAAGACATCATGGAGGCATAATTTTCATTGATTTAAGAGATAGAAGTGGAATTGTACAGCTTGTAGTAGATCCTTCTATCTCAAAAGAAACTTATGATATTGCGGATAACTTAGGCTTAGAGTGGGTTATTAGTATAGAAGGGGTCGTTAAAGAAAGACCGGAAGGGATGAAAAACCCAAAAATCAAGACTGGTGATATTGAGGTAGAAGTTTACAAAATAGAAGTAGAAAACCCTTCTAAACCTCTACCTTTTAACCTTTGGGATAACAAAGAAATTGATGAAAACATTAGGCTAAAATACAGATATTTAGATCTAAGAAGAGAAAAGATGTATAGAAACTTTGCCATAAGACATAAGTTATTTTTGGAGATCAGAAAGTTTTTAGATAGCAAAGGATTTATAGAGGTTGAAACTCCCAATCTAATAGTTAGTACTCCGGAAGGGGCAAGAGATTTTATAATACCGAGTAGACTTCAGCCAGGAAAGTTTTATGCACTCCCACAATCTCCTCAATTGTTCAAACAACTATTAATGGTTGCTGGTTTTGATAAATATTTTCAGATTGCTCGCTGTTTTAGAGATGAAGATTTAAGAGCGGATAGACAGCCTGAATTTACACAACTTGATTTAGAAATGTCATTCGTTGAAAAAGAAGATATTTTTAATCTTATAGAAGAGTTATTCTCTAATGTGCTCTATAATGTTTTAAATATAAAAATAGAGACGCCATTCCCTAAAATAACCTATAAAGAAGCAATGGAAAAATATGGGAGTGACAAACCAGATTTAAGATACGATCTAACCATTTCAGATCTCACAGAAATCTTTAAAGATGTTAAGCTAAACTTTATACAAGATACTCTTGCAAAAAATGGGAAAATTAGAGGAATCATTCTAAAGAATATCAAGCCTTCTCGTAAAGAATGGGAGATATTAGAAGAAAAAGCTAAAAGCTATGGAGCTAATGGAATCATATGGCTTACTTATCAAGAAGACATTCGCTCCTCTATAAACAAGTATATAGATGAGGAGTTCAAATACAAAATTAAAGAGCTATTACCCTCTCAAGAGGGAGGATCTATAATTGCTATTGCAGGAGAAGATGAAGAAATATTGAAAATCTTAGGAAGAATCAGATTAGATATTTGTGATATGTTTAATATCCCTCCTAAAGAGGGCTTACATTTCCTCTGGGTTGTGGACTTTCCTCTTTTCGAATTAGAAAAGGAAACAGGAAGGATTACAGCAGAACACCATCCCTTTACATCACCTAAAGCAGAGGATTTAGAATTATTGGATAAAGATCCATTAAAAGTGAGAGCGGAATGCTATGATCTTGTTTTAAATGGAGTAGAGCTTGGAAGTGGAAGCATTAGAATCCATAAAAGGGATATTCAAGAAAAAATATTTAGAATTTTACAACTTTCTAAAGAAGATATAGAAAAAAGATTTGGATTTCTATTAGAAGCCTTTGAGTATGGAGCACCACCTCACGGAGGGATTGCCTTAGGTTTAGACAGAATTGTTGCAATATTAACCAATTCCACTTCCTTAAGAGATGTGATAGCTTTTCCAAAAACCCAGAGTGGTACATGCCCACTAACAGGAGCACCATCAGAAGTTGATGAACAACAACTAAAAGAAGTTCATATTTGTATAATACCTGAATGA